A DNA window from Enoplosus armatus isolate fEnoArm2 chromosome 9, fEnoArm2.hap1, whole genome shotgun sequence contains the following coding sequences:
- the tlr18 gene encoding toll-like receptor 18, giving the protein MIWKLVHFSAVLLGALSSPTPSSPPTMNTDEGSCRIYNSGRSADCLGRQLDSVPWRQFPSTLENIDLSYNKLQAVHADDFLRLPRLRTLQLQYNNISHIDNDAFKENTLLEHLDIFNNSLQEIPATALTPLLNLKKLSMSNNLYKHATLADNFSKFVKLQILSMGGPLVMGLKKADFQSLKNIKLQGFAIKCSSNLSYYEPGSLEAIQTKQMGFDMAIDQRPNALLHMLRDLANKTFSAIQFRNLFEFMYYMGEEDIFQGLKDITAHQLIFHRGKFNENLLRMALINLQVAPIKKLRLQYIDFARSPTFVDSGAGSSITDLSLDKLDLWYISNPDVLRFDWRFTWFNKIKELSIQYVYFNSVPCDAWVEMRGVEFLDVSNNRLLNHFVFNQRCDYKGTMPNLHTFKMNTNDLTSLKDLSSLTREFQQLRVLDVSNNKLGSAENSRDCVWQKNITRLIAHHNQFVSEALSCLPTTVHYLDLSYCDLDQLDMMYFEKATNLKELLLSGNKIKFIPSKWESPSLQSLALDGNSYGLISKESFQDMPQLSQLRAGNNPYHCTCELHAFVQDTISKGKVNLTDWPWNYRCYHPEAFLNTVIAKYFPGQVACDIRLVIIICVATTAAVILILMLICYIFDLPWYTKATYQIIRAKYRAHKEKAAGELETFTYHAFISYSHSDADWVRDQLLPCLENNRDPYRLCIHERDFMPGRWIIDNIIDNIESSRKVIFVLSRHFVNSDWCNYELYFAQQRAMGKTFSDVILVVKEPIDPSSLPSKYCKLKKMLSTKTYLEWPQQVNQQPFFWAQLKSVLGKPAMTREGGHSVKRRTSSMGGASVIGPPADDRRPEVAKPNADKEAEPTSKRNDELSNQRRIPVIIRAKYRAHKEKAAGESETFTYHAFISYSHSDADWVRDQLLPCLENNRDPYRLCIHERDFMPGRWIIDNIIDNIESSRKVRGAHISDEARAEAASTSTCSGVQMCSHLQTAMEGLISVFHSYSGKEGDKYKLSKAELKSLLKGELADFHAASNDPMMVEKIMFDLDENQDGEVDFQEFVVLVAALTVACNEFFVDFDKSSKKSKEEDPGSKKDCKSNISQ; this is encoded by the exons ATGATTTGGAAATTGGTTCATTTTAGTGCTGTCCTTCTTGGTGCACTCTCATCCCCAACGCCATCTTCACCCCCCACCATGAACACTGATGAGGGATCGTGTCGCATCTACAACTCTGGCCGCTCCGCAGACTGTCTGGGAAGACAGCTCGACAGTGTCCCATGGAGACAATTTCCATCCACACTGGAAAATATAGATCTCTCCTACAATAAACTCCAAGCTGTCCATGCTGATGACTTCCTCCGCCTCCCTCGGCTTCGCACCCTTCAGCTGCAGTACaataacatttcacacattGACAATGATgcctttaaagaaaacacactaCTGGAGCATCTTGACATCTTCAATAACTCCCTGCAGGAAATTCCTGCCACAGCTTTGACTCCTCTCTTGAATCTAAAAAAACTCTCAATGTCCAACAATCTTTACAAACATGCCACTTTGGCTGATAATTTCTCAAAATTTGTTAAACTCCAAATTCTGTCTATGGGTGGCCCTCTGGTGATGGGCCtaaaaaaagcagattttcaGTCCTTGAAGAACATCAAGTTACAAGGTTTTGCCATCAAATGTTCCTCCAATCTAAGTTACTACGAACCTGGAAGTTTAGAAGCCATCCAGACAAAGCAGATGGGCTTTGATATGGCCATAGATCAACGGCCAAATGCTCTCCTTCACATGTTACGTGACCTCGCCAACAAGACCTTCAGCGCCATCCAGTTCCGCAACCTCTTTGAGTTCATGTACTAcatgggagaggaggacatTTTCCAGGGTTTAAAGGACATCACAGCCCATCAGCTCATCTTTCACAGAGGTAAATTCAATGAGAATCTCCTGAGGATGGCTTTAATTAACCTACAAGTTGCCCCTATCAAAAAGTTGAGACTTCAGTACATCGACTTTGCCCGTTCGCCCACATTTGTTGATAGCGGAGCAGGTTCCAGCATCACAGACCTGTCACTGGACAAGTTGGATCTTTG GTATATCAGCAATCCTGATGTGCTGCGATTTGACTGGCGCTTCACCTGGTTCAACAAAATTAAGGAACTGTCTATTCAGTACGTGTACTTCAACTCTGTGCCCTGCGATGCCTGGGTTGAGATGAGAGGCGTGGAGTTTCTGGATGTCTCCAATAATCGACTATTGAATCACTTCGTCTTCAACCAGCGGTGTGATTACAAGGGCACCATGCCGAATCTTCACACCTTCAAGATGAACACCAATGACCTGACCAGCTTAAAAGACCTGTCATCACTAACAAGGGAGTTCCAGCAGCTGCGGGTACTGGATGTGAGCAACAACAAACTGGGATCTGCTGAAAACAGTCGGGACTGCGTTTGGCAAAAAAACATCACTCGGCTTATCGCTCACCACAATCAATTCGTAAGTGAAGCCCTCAGTTGTCTGCCCACCACAGTGCACTACTTGGACCTGTCCTACTGCGACCTGGACCAGCTGGACATGATGTACTTTGAGAAAGCCACCAACCTGAAGGAGCTCTTGCTAAGTGGGAATAAAATCAAGTTCATCCCATCTAAGTGGGAAAGTCCGTCACTGCAGTCTCTAGCTTTGGATGGGAATTCGTATGGTCTCATTAGCAAGGAATCCTTCCAAGACATGCCTCAACTGTCTCAACTGAGGGCAGGGAACAATCCTTACCATTGCACATGTGAGCTGCATGCTTTCGTCCAGGACACAATATCAAAAGGAAAGGTTAACCTCACAGACTGGCCTTGGAACTACAGGTGTTACCACCCAGAGGCCTTTCTCAACACAGTCATAGCCAAATACTTTCCAGGACAAGTGGCTTGTGATATCAGACTAGTCATCATCATCTGTGTTGCGACCACTGCAGCTGTGATCTTGATATTGATGCTTATTTGCTATATTTTTGACCTCCCATGGTACACAAAAGCCACGTATCAGATCATCAGGGCCAAATACAGAGCTCACAAGGAAAAAGCAGCAGGGGAATTAGAGACTTTTACTTATCATGCCTTCATATCCTACAGCCACTCTGATGCAGACTGGGTGAGGGACCAGCTCTTGCCCTGTTTGGAGAACAACAGGGACCCCTATCGTCTGTGTATTCACGAGAGGGACTTCATGCCAGGAAGGTGGATCATCGATAACATCATTGACAACATTGAAAGCAGTCGTAAG GTAATATTTGTCCTCTCCCGGCACTTCGTTAACAGTGACTGGTGCAACTATGAGCTGTACTTCGCTCAGCAGAGAGCAATGGGAAAGACCTTCAGTGACGTCATACTAGTGGTGAAGGAGCCCATTGACCCCAGCTCGTTGCCCAGCAAATACTGCAAGCTTAAGAAGATGCTGAGTACCAAGACGTACCTGGAGTGGCCCCAGCAGGTCAACCAGCAGCCGTTTTTCTGGGCGCAGCTGAAGAGTGTTCTTGGCAAGCCAGCAATGACCAGAGAGGGGGGCCACAGTGTGAAGAGAAGAACCTCATCTATGGGAGGTGCTTCTGTGATTGGGCCCCCCGCAGACGATAGAAGGCCAGAAGTGGCAAAACCAAATGCGGACAAAGAAGCAGAACCCACAAGCAAGAGAAATGATGAGCTGTCAAATCAGAGACGAATCCCTGTG ATCATCAGGGCCAAATACAGAGCTCACAAGGAAAAAGCAGCAGGGGAATCAGAGACTTTTACTTATCATGCCTTCATATCCTACAGCCACTCTGATGCAGACTGGGTGAGGGACCAGCTCTTGCCCTGTTTGGAGAACAACAGGGACCCCTATCGTCTGTGTATTCACGAGAGGGACTTCATGCCAGGAAGGTGGATCATCGATAACATCATTGACAACATTGAAAGCAGTCGTAAG GTGAGAGGAGCCCATATAAGTGATGAGGCGAGAGCTGAAGCCGCTTCCACCAGCACCTGCTCAGGCGTCCAG ATGTGTTCCCACCTGCAAACAGCTATGGAGGGCCTCATCTCGGTGTTCCACTCTTATTCTGGAAAAGAAGGCGACAAGTACAAGCTGAGCAAAGCCGAGCTGAAGAGCCTGTTAAAGGGAGAACTCGCCGACTTCCACGCA GCCAGCAACGACCCCATGATGGTGGAGAAGATTATGTTTGACCTGGATGAAAACCAGGACGGTGAAGTTGACTTCCAGGAGTTTGTGGTTCTGGTTGCTGCGCTGACTGTCGCCTGCAATGAGTTCTTTGTCGACTTCGATAAGAGCAGCAAGAAAAGCAAGGAGGAGGACCCTGGTTCTAAGAAAGACTGCAAGtctaatatttcacaataa